Proteins co-encoded in one Cytophaga hutchinsonii ATCC 33406 genomic window:
- a CDS encoding cation:proton antiporter, which translates to MLEPIAELPFFVVLLLLLALARVMGELMERMGQPSMMGEILAGVILGPSLLNLIHVNSELEVFSQLGVFMLVIIAGMEISVESIIEGLRGKNIFISLAGFFIPLCMGLSLGAVFQLDVVETIFISLCISITALPISVRILMDLGKLNTDIGSKIISVAIFNDVVALSILGIVMDSLKSSPGNIHDIPLGAIGLSVGYTLLKVIVFMAAVYVAFRLLDKLTKHRNYTKTRIDRIVGKLKSKESLFAIIFVFILAFASLSEVVGLHFVIGAFFGAMLLSHELLGKENFHIVEKSTSTIAMGFLAPIFFATIGLEFQISALNNLTLLAAVLIVSFVSKIFGGYIGGKLAGFKDRSALTIGIGLNGRGIMELVIANIALSGGYISSATFSILVLMGILTTFSTPFLLKKAFAVQSTKY; encoded by the coding sequence GTGCTGGAGCCAATTGCTGAGTTGCCATTTTTTGTTGTTCTGTTATTATTATTAGCATTAGCCCGCGTAATGGGGGAATTAATGGAACGTATGGGCCAGCCTTCCATGATGGGAGAGATTCTGGCCGGAGTGATATTAGGACCTTCGCTGCTAAACCTTATTCATGTAAATTCTGAGCTGGAAGTTTTTTCTCAATTGGGTGTTTTTATGCTTGTAATCATTGCAGGTATGGAAATCAGTGTAGAAAGTATCATTGAAGGCTTGCGCGGAAAAAACATTTTCATTTCACTGGCAGGCTTTTTTATCCCGCTCTGTATGGGCTTGTCGCTCGGTGCTGTTTTTCAGCTCGATGTGGTGGAAACAATTTTCATAAGCTTATGTATTTCCATTACGGCACTGCCGATCAGTGTACGCATCTTAATGGATCTTGGAAAGTTGAATACAGATATCGGGAGTAAAATAATTTCAGTAGCCATATTTAACGATGTTGTTGCATTGTCAATTTTGGGTATTGTAATGGACAGCTTGAAATCGTCTCCGGGAAATATTCATGACATACCATTAGGTGCGATAGGTCTGTCTGTTGGCTATACATTGCTTAAAGTGATTGTATTTATGGCAGCAGTATATGTTGCATTCAGGCTTTTGGATAAACTCACCAAACACCGCAATTATACGAAGACACGGATCGACAGAATTGTGGGCAAACTGAAAAGTAAAGAATCGTTGTTTGCCATTATTTTTGTTTTCATTCTTGCTTTTGCAAGTTTATCTGAAGTGGTAGGCCTGCATTTTGTTATCGGAGCATTTTTCGGCGCCATGCTGTTAAGCCATGAATTATTAGGAAAAGAGAATTTTCATATCGTTGAAAAAAGTACCTCAACAATTGCTATGGGTTTTTTAGCCCCGATTTTTTTCGCAACCATTGGATTGGAATTTCAAATCTCTGCCCTGAATAATTTAACCTTATTAGCAGCAGTATTAATTGTGTCGTTTGTTAGTAAAATATTTGGCGGGTATATAGGAGGGAAGCTTGCAGGTTTCAAAGATAGAAGCGCGTTAACCATTGGTATTGGTTTGAATGGGAGAGGGATTATGGAACTGGTGATTGCAAACATTGCGTTGAGCGGCGGCTACATATCTTCTGCAACATTCTCCATCCTGGTATTAATGGGAATTCTAACGACTTTCTCAACACCTTTTTTACTGAAGAAAGCTTTTGCAGTACAAAGTACCAAGTATTGA